A genomic segment from Alteribacillus bidgolensis encodes:
- a CDS encoding NAD(P)/FAD-dependent oxidoreductase — MTLKNEIYDITIIGGGPTGLFTAFYGGMRQAKVKIIESMPQLGGQLSALYPEKYIYDVAGFPKVRAQELVDNLIEQMHTFESDVVLDQSVNNVIKTDDDVFELHTDKEIHYSKTIIITAGVGAFQPRKLKVEDAEPYENTNLHYFVNDLKEFAGQKVMICGGGDSAVDWANMLDPIADVALVHRRDKFRAHEHSVEQLKQSNVDIITPFQVKELIGDGEKIKQVAIEEVKGDAVKTIDVDSLIVNYGFISSLGPIKEWGLDIEKNMIRVNSKMETNIKGIYAAGDVATYDGKVKLIATGFGEAPTAVNNAKSYIDPSARLQPGHSSHMF; from the coding sequence TTGACCCTAAAAAATGAGATATATGATATTACCATTATTGGGGGAGGTCCGACTGGTTTATTTACTGCTTTTTATGGAGGTATGCGGCAGGCGAAAGTGAAAATTATTGAAAGCATGCCTCAACTCGGCGGCCAGCTTTCGGCCCTTTACCCTGAAAAGTATATATACGATGTGGCTGGTTTTCCAAAAGTACGAGCACAAGAACTAGTGGATAACCTCATTGAACAAATGCACACGTTTGAGTCGGACGTCGTACTCGACCAGTCGGTTAATAATGTCATCAAAACAGATGACGACGTCTTTGAACTGCATACAGATAAAGAAATCCACTATTCAAAAACCATTATAATCACAGCAGGCGTAGGTGCATTTCAACCGCGTAAACTGAAAGTAGAAGATGCCGAACCTTATGAAAACACCAACCTTCATTACTTTGTCAATGACTTAAAAGAATTTGCAGGCCAAAAAGTTATGATATGCGGAGGCGGTGATTCAGCTGTAGATTGGGCCAATATGCTTGATCCGATTGCTGATGTAGCGCTAGTGCACCGCCGTGATAAATTTCGGGCTCACGAGCACAGTGTAGAGCAGCTTAAACAATCGAATGTTGATATTATCACTCCTTTCCAAGTAAAAGAACTTATTGGTGACGGAGAAAAAATTAAACAGGTAGCGATTGAAGAAGTCAAAGGAGACGCAGTTAAGACAATAGATGTTGACTCTCTAATCGTTAACTATGGTTTTATTTCCTCTCTTGGTCCAATTAAGGAATGGGGCCTTGATATTGAAAAAAATATGATCCGTGTAAATTCGAAAATGGAAACAAACATTAAGGGGATTTACGCTGCAGGAGATGTTGCAACGTATGATGGAAAAGTTAAGCTCATAGCTACTGGCTTTGGTGAAGCTCCTACAGCAGTTAACAATGCGAAGTCTTATATTGATCCAAGTGCCCGTCTCCAGCCAGGCCACAGCTCCCATATGTTTTAA
- the erpA gene encoding iron-sulfur cluster insertion protein ErpA, translated as MINITDAAIERVKHMMKEEDDDNLKLRVGVKGGGCSGLSYGMGFDAEIEDTDNVQEKNGLQILVDKESVPLLDGVVIDYKENMMGGGFTIDNPNAIASCGCGSSFKTATNTGTPEDC; from the coding sequence ATGATTAACATTACAGACGCTGCTATTGAGCGTGTGAAGCATATGATGAAAGAAGAAGACGATGATAACCTGAAACTAAGAGTCGGTGTTAAAGGCGGCGGCTGCAGCGGTTTATCTTATGGAATGGGTTTTGATGCAGAAATAGAAGATACAGATAATGTACAAGAAAAAAATGGTTTGCAAATACTTGTAGACAAAGAAAGTGTCCCGCTGTTAGACGGGGTGGTTATTGATTACAAAGAAAATATGATGGGCGGCGGCTTTACGATCGACAATCCAAACGCTATCGCTTCTTGCGGATGCGGTAGCTCGTTCAAGACGGCGACAAACACTGGTACACCGGAGGATTGTTAA
- a CDS encoding Spo0E family sporulation regulatory protein-aspartic acid phosphatase, producing the protein MEKRVFPVMEKKELETLRQKMVEAAELHGLEHPLVLHYSKKVDQEHNRMLRMNTKSFPSVNSLSQRKYQII; encoded by the coding sequence ATGGAAAAACGTGTATTCCCTGTCATGGAGAAAAAAGAGTTAGAAACGTTACGGCAAAAGATGGTGGAAGCTGCTGAACTCCATGGTTTAGAGCACCCTTTAGTCTTGCATTACAGCAAAAAAGTGGATCAGGAACACAATAGAATGCTTAGAATGAACACGAAATCTTTCCCTTCTGTAAATTCCCTAAGTCAAAGAAAATACCAGATCATTTGA
- the dapF gene encoding diaminopimelate epimerase — translation MKFTKMHGLGNSYIYINLFEESLKEEDLSELAIELSDKNTGIGSDGMILIGPSNNQDIQMRVFNADGSEAKNCGNGLRCVAKLAFEKNLVIKKEFTVETLGGPVKASVELSEDGQQVKLISVDMGPPRLLKKDVPMEGKPDSKTIEEAVEVSGTTYYMTALSMGNPHAVFFVDEIETAPVERVGPILEKHNMFPESANIEFVEMAAEGNMHFRVWERGSGVTQACGTGACAAVAAAILTGRAQKDIDVTVHLLGGDLRIRWEEDGNIWMTGPAEIICEGVYIRKEQRK, via the coding sequence ATGAAATTCACTAAAATGCACGGTCTTGGCAACAGTTATATTTATATAAATCTTTTTGAAGAATCATTGAAAGAAGAAGACTTATCTGAACTGGCAATAGAGCTTTCAGATAAAAATACAGGCATTGGTTCAGATGGAATGATATTAATAGGACCATCTAATAATCAAGATATTCAGATGCGGGTTTTTAACGCAGACGGTTCCGAAGCAAAAAATTGCGGCAACGGCCTGCGCTGTGTAGCAAAGCTGGCTTTTGAAAAGAACCTCGTGATAAAAAAAGAGTTCACTGTAGAAACGCTTGGCGGCCCAGTGAAAGCAAGTGTAGAGTTAAGTGAAGATGGACAACAAGTGAAGCTGATCTCTGTAGATATGGGACCTCCAAGGTTACTAAAAAAAGACGTGCCTATGGAGGGGAAACCAGATAGTAAAACAATCGAAGAAGCAGTAGAGGTGTCTGGGACCACTTATTATATGACAGCTCTTTCAATGGGAAACCCTCATGCAGTGTTTTTTGTAGATGAGATCGAAACTGCTCCGGTGGAAAGAGTGGGCCCGATTCTTGAAAAGCACAACATGTTTCCAGAATCAGCAAACATTGAATTTGTAGAAATGGCAGCTGAAGGCAACATGCATTTTCGTGTATGGGAGAGAGGTTCAGGGGTGACACAAGCATGCGGTACCGGAGCTTGTGCTGCTGTGGCAGCAGCTATATTGACAGGCCGGGCCCAAAAAGATATTGATGTAACCGTTCATCTCCTTGGAGGAGATCTTCGTATTAGGTGGGAAGAGGACGGGAACATATGGATGACAGGGCCGGCCGAGATAATATGTGAAGGAGTGTATATAAGGAAAGAGCAGAGAAAATAA
- a CDS encoding YuzB family protein produces the protein MRPIIEFCLSNLASGTQKVKEELEKDPNLDIIEYGCLGNCGQCAVSMYALVNGEVVEGESSEELLSNIYKYLDENPMF, from the coding sequence ATGAGGCCGATTATAGAATTTTGCTTAAGTAATCTGGCGAGCGGCACTCAAAAAGTAAAAGAAGAATTAGAAAAAGACCCCAACCTTGATATTATTGAATACGGCTGTCTCGGTAACTGCGGACAGTGTGCTGTCAGCATGTACGCCCTAGTGAACGGAGAAGTCGTAGAAGGGGAATCTTCAGAAGAGCTGCTTTCCAATATTTATAAATATTTGGATGAAAATCCAATGTTTTAG
- a CDS encoding NAD(P)/FAD-dependent oxidoreductase: MKRLVILGGGYGGMRILQRLLPNDLPDDIELVLVDKLPYHCFKTEYYALAAGTESDHDVRVPFPKHDRLSLHFGTVDSIDKDNKLIHMRGEEPLSYDILIIGLGAEDKYHGVPGAGENTYSIQSMEKTRRTYETLNNLPAQSVVSIVGAGLSGVEVASELRESRSDLHIKLFDRGETILPMFPKRLSNYVQNWFVKHEVEVISNSNITKVEKNGLYNHDDFIDSDAIIWTAGVQPNKVVRDLDVEKDEKGRVVLTPHHHLPDEENTFVVGDCASLPHAPSAQLAEGQAEQIAMVLKKRWNNEAVPEKLPKIKLKGVLGSLGKKHGFGVMGDTAVTGRVARLLKSGVLWMYKHHSGV; encoded by the coding sequence ATGAAAAGATTAGTAATTTTAGGAGGAGGTTATGGAGGCATGCGGATTTTGCAACGGCTGCTTCCTAACGATCTTCCAGATGATATAGAATTAGTGCTTGTTGACAAACTTCCATATCATTGTTTTAAAACGGAGTATTATGCATTAGCTGCAGGAACGGAATCTGATCATGATGTAAGAGTGCCTTTTCCTAAGCATGACCGCCTTTCCCTGCATTTTGGCACCGTGGATTCTATAGACAAAGATAACAAACTTATTCATATGAGAGGAGAAGAACCTCTTTCTTATGACATATTAATCATTGGACTTGGGGCTGAAGATAAATATCATGGTGTACCCGGTGCAGGGGAAAACACGTACAGTATTCAAAGCATGGAAAAAACGAGAAGAACATATGAAACGCTTAATAACCTGCCGGCTCAATCTGTTGTTTCCATTGTCGGCGCTGGGTTAAGTGGTGTTGAAGTGGCAAGTGAACTTAGAGAAAGCCGTTCCGACCTGCATATAAAACTTTTTGACCGCGGCGAAACAATTCTGCCTATGTTTCCAAAACGTCTTAGCAATTATGTACAAAATTGGTTTGTTAAGCATGAAGTAGAAGTAATCAGCAATTCAAACATTACAAAAGTCGAAAAAAATGGATTGTATAACCATGACGATTTTATAGATTCTGATGCGATTATTTGGACGGCAGGTGTACAGCCAAACAAAGTAGTACGCGATCTTGACGTAGAAAAAGATGAAAAAGGACGGGTAGTGTTGACCCCCCATCACCATCTGCCAGATGAGGAGAACACCTTTGTTGTCGGAGATTGTGCCAGCCTCCCTCACGCACCAAGCGCACAGCTTGCCGAAGGGCAGGCGGAGCAAATTGCGATGGTTCTAAAAAAACGCTGGAATAATGAAGCTGTGCCGGAAAAACTTCCAAAAATCAAATTAAAAGGGGTTCTTGGCTCCTTAGGAAAAAAACATGGTTTTGGCGTGATGGGAGATACAGCTGTAACAGGAAGAGTAGCACGGCTGCTTAAAAGCGGCGTGTTATGGATGTATAAACATCACTCTGGTGTTTAA
- a CDS encoding DUF1462 family protein codes for MREKKPIKVKIYGAEKKCPSCVNAPSSLETKEWLEAALARKYPSKTFHFMYVDIEKSHLEGKDLQIAKEISTGDLMYPLVTIEGEIAAEGNPRLKKLYQKIEGLHQQ; via the coding sequence ATGCGAGAAAAAAAACCAATTAAAGTGAAAATATATGGAGCCGAAAAGAAATGTCCTAGTTGTGTTAATGCCCCTTCGAGCCTTGAGACAAAGGAATGGCTAGAAGCAGCACTTGCTCGGAAATATCCAAGTAAAACGTTTCATTTTATGTATGTGGATATAGAAAAATCCCATTTAGAAGGCAAAGATCTACAAATCGCAAAAGAGATTTCTACTGGTGATTTAATGTATCCTCTCGTGACGATTGAAGGAGAAATTGCTGCGGAAGGGAATCCTCGTTTAAAAAAACTGTATCAAAAAATAGAAGGGCTGCATCAGCAATAA
- a CDS encoding NifU family protein, protein MPNTTEDMHAQVQEVLEKLRPFLLRDGGDVELVDVEDGIVKVRLMGACGSCPSSTITLKAGIERALLEEVPGVVELEQVF, encoded by the coding sequence ATGCCAAACACAACAGAAGACATGCACGCTCAAGTTCAGGAAGTTCTCGAAAAGCTGCGTCCGTTTTTGCTGCGTGACGGCGGAGACGTTGAATTAGTTGATGTTGAAGACGGTATTGTTAAAGTTCGTCTTATGGGAGCATGCGGCTCTTGCCCATCTTCCACAATTACATTGAAAGCAGGAATCGAGCGCGCTCTGCTTGAAGAAGTTCCTGGTGTAGTGGAGTTAGAACAAGTATTTTAA
- the thrB gene encoding homoserine kinase, which produces MGDEKMVITVPASSANLGPGFDSIGLAVNRYLTLEAERAFEWRFYSDSPELADIPEGKDNLVYQVAEELARQLGKELPACKVKMTSDIPLARGLGSSAAAIIAAIELTDQLTNASLLKEEKMRFASTWEGHPDNVGPCLYGGLIVGSHNEEETDMVHCGVPDIDLVMAVPSSELMTKKARGILPESLPYHKAVQGSSVSNVLIAALLKENWELVGKMMVRDVFHHPYREKLVPGLAEIMENIQDYGAYGAALSGAGPTVMCIVPRGKGEEVCEKLQKDYPQFQVQTAKPAPFGSNVRYKKLTAKTS; this is translated from the coding sequence GTGGGAGATGAAAAAATGGTTATTACGGTTCCAGCAAGCTCCGCTAATTTAGGCCCAGGATTTGATTCTATTGGTCTTGCGGTTAATCGCTATTTAACATTAGAAGCAGAACGCGCTTTTGAGTGGAGATTTTATTCTGACTCTCCTGAGCTGGCTGATATCCCTGAAGGAAAAGATAATTTGGTATATCAAGTTGCAGAGGAATTAGCCAGACAGCTCGGCAAAGAACTTCCTGCTTGTAAAGTCAAAATGACTAGTGATATACCGCTTGCTAGAGGACTAGGGAGCAGTGCAGCAGCCATAATTGCTGCAATTGAGCTTACCGACCAGTTAACCAATGCTTCCCTTCTAAAAGAAGAAAAAATGAGATTTGCCAGCACGTGGGAGGGCCATCCTGACAATGTAGGACCTTGTTTATACGGCGGTTTAATTGTCGGCTCACACAATGAAGAAGAAACAGACATGGTTCATTGCGGCGTACCGGATATTGATTTAGTGATGGCGGTTCCTTCTTCTGAATTAATGACAAAGAAAGCAAGAGGAATATTGCCGGAGTCCTTGCCGTATCATAAGGCTGTTCAAGGCAGTTCTGTAAGCAATGTCCTGATAGCTGCTCTTTTAAAAGAAAACTGGGAATTGGTAGGGAAAATGATGGTGCGTGATGTTTTCCATCACCCATACAGGGAAAAACTTGTACCAGGATTGGCAGAGATCATGGAGAACATACAGGATTACGGAGCATATGGAGCTGCTTTAAGCGGCGCAGGTCCTACCGTTATGTGCATTGTACCAAGGGGAAAAGGGGAAGAGGTATGCGAAAAACTTCAAAAGGATTATCCACAGTTTCAAGTGCAAACCGCTAAACCTGCTCCATTTGGATCCAACGTACGATATAAAAAACTTACCGCAAAAACCAGCTAG
- the thrC gene encoding threonine synthase, with protein sequence MSSWKGLLHTYKEYLPVNDKTPLLTLNEGNTPLIPLERLSEEWGAEIYVKTEGANPTGSFKDRGMVMAVAKAKEEGSKAIICASTGNTSAAAAAYGARAGLRCIVVIPEGKIALGKLAQAVMYGAEVFEIQGNFDNALDIVRSVSKKENITLVNSVNPYRIEGQKTSAFEICDVLGEAPDVLSIPVGNAGNITAYWKGFKEYNDKKSTGLPQMHGFEAEGAAAIVKDKVIEEPETVATAIRIGNPASWSKAVEAADESNGQIGMVTDEEILEAYQFLAQKEGVFAEPASCASIAGLKKQIESGAVPKGSKVVCVLTGNGLKDPSTAIDTVTVKPTVIPNEEEAFLEQLKGGVTSGR encoded by the coding sequence ATGAGCAGCTGGAAGGGATTGCTTCACACCTATAAAGAATATTTACCGGTAAACGATAAGACACCGCTTTTGACTTTAAATGAAGGGAATACCCCGCTCATACCGCTTGAGCGTTTATCAGAAGAGTGGGGAGCAGAAATTTATGTGAAAACAGAAGGCGCAAATCCTACCGGCTCCTTTAAGGACCGCGGCATGGTAATGGCTGTTGCAAAAGCAAAAGAAGAAGGAAGCAAAGCCATCATATGCGCTTCCACCGGTAATACTTCCGCTGCAGCTGCAGCATATGGAGCTAGAGCAGGTCTTCGTTGTATTGTTGTTATACCAGAAGGGAAAATTGCACTGGGGAAACTTGCACAGGCTGTGATGTACGGAGCAGAAGTGTTTGAGATTCAGGGCAATTTTGATAACGCGCTTGACATTGTCCGCTCTGTGAGCAAAAAAGAAAACATTACACTTGTTAACTCCGTAAATCCTTATCGAATTGAGGGGCAGAAGACGTCTGCTTTTGAAATTTGTGATGTCCTCGGAGAAGCTCCGGATGTTCTTTCCATACCGGTCGGAAATGCAGGGAATATAACAGCTTATTGGAAAGGGTTTAAAGAGTACAACGATAAAAAAAGCACCGGGCTTCCGCAAATGCATGGATTTGAAGCAGAAGGTGCCGCTGCTATTGTGAAAGATAAAGTAATAGAAGAGCCAGAAACTGTGGCTACAGCTATTCGAATAGGAAATCCAGCCAGCTGGTCAAAAGCAGTAGAAGCAGCTGATGAGTCAAACGGGCAAATCGGCATGGTCACAGACGAAGAAATTTTAGAAGCCTATCAGTTTCTAGCTCAAAAAGAAGGTGTTTTTGCCGAACCAGCTTCTTGCGCTTCTATTGCAGGATTGAAAAAACAAATAGAAAGCGGAGCAGTTCCAAAAGGTTCCAAGGTTGTATGTGTATTAACCGGTAACGGATTAAAGGACCCAAGCACAGCTATTGATACGGTAACCGTAAAACCAACAGTCATACCAAACGAAGAAGAAGCCTTTCTTGAACAGCTCAAAGGAGGGGTGACAAGTGGGAGATGA
- a CDS encoding homoserine dehydrogenase, whose translation MEHGVVIGLLGLGTVGSGVIQIVNEHQQELKHQVGCGITIGKVLVRDKDKYRESQIDQDQLTVYAEEVLNDPDIDVVIEVMGGVQQAREYILQALNNKKHVVTANKDLMALYGAELLKVAADNGCDLFYEASVAGGIPVIRGVSEGLSADRITQMMGIVNGTTNYILTKMEQDGRDYEEVLKEAQELGFAESDPTSDVEGLDAARKMAILATLGFSMNVDLEDVIVRGITTVTTEDMEYCKQLGYTLKLIGLAKRTEGRVELTVQPMLLPNSHPLAAVQDEYNAVYVYGEAVGETMFYGPGAGSLPTATAVVSDLVTVVKNLRLGVSGRTIHSPLHIKELKTDEEVDSKYFLRLQVRDETGTFDALTSLFAKEDVSFEKLLQWPLDEEEPVAEVVIITHTTNRAAYERIYKELENMDVVLDVKSSYRVEGGQV comes from the coding sequence ATGGAACATGGAGTGGTTATTGGACTACTCGGTCTGGGTACTGTAGGAAGCGGAGTTATCCAGATCGTGAATGAGCATCAACAAGAACTAAAGCACCAAGTCGGATGTGGTATTACTATTGGCAAGGTGCTTGTTAGAGATAAAGATAAATACCGGGAATCTCAAATTGACCAGGATCAATTAACCGTTTATGCTGAAGAAGTTTTAAATGATCCGGATATTGATGTAGTTATTGAAGTAATGGGGGGCGTACAGCAAGCTCGCGAGTATATTCTCCAGGCTCTTAATAATAAAAAACATGTAGTGACAGCCAATAAAGATTTAATGGCTTTATATGGAGCAGAATTGCTGAAAGTTGCAGCAGATAACGGCTGTGACTTGTTTTATGAAGCAAGTGTAGCTGGGGGCATTCCCGTTATTCGAGGAGTGAGCGAAGGCTTATCTGCTGACCGTATTACACAAATGATGGGTATTGTAAATGGAACAACAAATTATATTTTGACTAAAATGGAACAAGATGGCAGAGATTATGAAGAGGTTCTAAAGGAAGCTCAAGAGCTCGGTTTTGCCGAAAGTGATCCTACATCAGATGTAGAAGGCCTGGATGCAGCACGTAAGATGGCGATATTGGCTACGCTTGGTTTTTCCATGAATGTTGACCTTGAAGACGTTATTGTTCGAGGTATTACAACAGTTACGACTGAGGACATGGAATATTGCAAACAACTCGGCTATACTTTAAAACTAATTGGTCTTGCAAAACGGACAGAAGGACGAGTTGAGTTGACGGTTCAGCCGATGCTCTTGCCAAACAGTCATCCGCTTGCAGCTGTGCAAGACGAATATAACGCTGTTTATGTATACGGAGAAGCAGTAGGAGAAACGATGTTCTACGGACCTGGTGCAGGTTCGCTGCCAACTGCTACAGCTGTAGTATCTGATTTAGTCACCGTTGTGAAAAACTTGCGTTTAGGAGTAAGCGGCAGAACCATTCATTCTCCGCTCCATATAAAAGAGCTTAAAACAGATGAAGAAGTAGATTCAAAATACTTTCTGCGTTTGCAAGTAAGAGATGAAACAGGCACATTTGATGCGTTGACATCTTTGTTTGCAAAAGAGGATGTCAGTTTTGAAAAGCTGCTGCAATGGCCGTTAGATGAAGAAGAACCTGTGGCTGAAGTGGTTATTATTACTCATACTACCAATAGAGCTGCGTATGAAAGAATTTATAAAGAGTTAGAAAATATGGATGTAGTACTGGATGTTAAAAGCAGTTACCGCGTTGAGGGAGGACAAGTGTAA
- the yutH gene encoding spore coat putative kinase YutH yields the protein MMERNVYDHYGLYMDQSFKAGVYTGFSAGNSLYLLVPDIAQQQDDWKEKLEWAEQLRWLGDETIAVFVSPYTRGYSVPVDGEKQLLFHIPAPSSVNKRNADKEGKALAEFHKKGMNLFPRSIPQPFLERWCEWWETRLEQLENWYTYVRKKTNYSQMDKWFLQTFPYYIGRTENAIQWLKETSWNAEGIEEPGCVAHFCFTPTTWITLDQERAPVKLPSDWLYDHPSRDVSEWIRNAMENDRSESEIRHFIKEYEEANQITHLGRQLVFGRLLFPYYYMEQLEQTYLRENTGETEEALSKLQQLWANEAKRMEQLSSFNPSLLPKDREIPEWLNGSSFQKL from the coding sequence ATGATGGAACGCAATGTATATGACCATTACGGATTATACATGGATCAATCATTTAAAGCGGGAGTCTATACTGGTTTTAGTGCCGGAAATTCGTTGTATTTGCTTGTTCCAGATATTGCGCAGCAGCAAGACGATTGGAAAGAAAAATTAGAATGGGCAGAACAATTAAGGTGGCTCGGAGATGAAACGATTGCAGTATTTGTTTCCCCTTATACGAGAGGTTATTCCGTTCCTGTAGATGGTGAGAAACAGCTGTTGTTTCATATTCCCGCTCCATCATCGGTTAACAAAAGAAATGCCGACAAGGAAGGAAAAGCGCTGGCAGAATTTCATAAGAAAGGGATGAATTTATTTCCCCGCTCTATACCCCAGCCTTTTTTAGAAAGATGGTGCGAATGGTGGGAAACGAGATTAGAGCAGCTTGAAAACTGGTACACTTACGTACGAAAAAAAACAAACTATTCCCAAATGGATAAATGGTTTTTACAAACTTTTCCTTATTATATAGGACGTACAGAAAATGCGATTCAATGGCTGAAAGAAACGTCTTGGAATGCAGAAGGTATAGAAGAGCCGGGGTGTGTAGCTCATTTTTGTTTTACACCAACTACGTGGATCACACTGGACCAAGAGAGGGCGCCTGTTAAACTGCCGTCCGACTGGTTATATGATCATCCTTCACGAGATGTATCTGAATGGATAAGAAATGCAATGGAAAATGACAGGAGTGAAAGTGAGATTCGCCATTTTATAAAAGAATACGAGGAAGCCAATCAAATAACTCATCTTGGCCGCCAGCTCGTATTTGGCCGATTGTTATTTCCGTATTATTATATGGAACAATTAGAGCAAACCTATTTGCGAGAAAACACAGGAGAAACGGAAGAAGCATTAAGTAAACTCCAGCAATTATGGGCAAATGAAGCTAAAAGAATGGAACAATTATCTTCCTTTAATCCATCACTGCTGCCAAAAGACAGAGAAATACCAGAATGGCTGAATGGATCTTCTTTTCAAAAGCTCTAG
- a CDS encoding phosphatidylglycerophosphatase A family protein — protein MVYKYHPLEETTKTMLKERGVNIEDIAKLVYFLQEDYFDGLSLETCAEHVSGVLSKREVQNAVITGIELDKLAEAGQLSEPLLEIVQNDEGLYGVDEIIALSIVNVYGSIGFTNYGYVDKQKPGILEKLNDKFSGECHTFLDDIVGAIAASASSRLAHRLDHRQ, from the coding sequence ATGGTTTACAAGTATCATCCATTAGAAGAAACGACAAAAACAATGCTGAAAGAACGCGGGGTTAATATAGAAGACATCGCCAAGCTTGTGTACTTTTTGCAAGAAGATTATTTTGATGGACTTAGTCTGGAAACGTGTGCTGAACATGTCTCTGGGGTATTATCTAAACGAGAAGTGCAAAATGCAGTTATTACAGGAATTGAATTAGACAAACTTGCTGAAGCAGGTCAATTATCAGAGCCGCTGCTTGAAATTGTTCAAAATGATGAAGGACTTTACGGGGTCGATGAAATCATTGCTCTATCCATCGTGAATGTCTATGGAAGCATCGGGTTTACCAATTATGGATACGTTGATAAACAAAAACCAGGCATTTTAGAGAAGTTAAATGATAAATTCAGCGGGGAATGTCATACGTTTCTAGATGATATTGTCGGGGCCATTGCTGCTTCTGCTTCAAGCCGGCTCGCACACCGGCTTGACCACAGACAGTGA
- a CDS encoding TIGR01457 family HAD-type hydrolase: MKKYNGYLLDLDGTIYKGKEPIPEAVAFIQKLHDQQIPYLFVTNNSTTSPEKVAVRIRDMGIPCEEKYVLTTSMAAASYITTNPYKQTAYIIGEDGLKEQIRSAGIQEDDEEPGFVVVGLDRQVTYDKLAKACLAVRNGAHFVSTNADNALPTEKGLMPGNGAITSIITVSTGVEPTFIGKPERIMIDQAVNMLGVSPENTVLIGDNYDTDILAGIQAGLDTIHVETGVTSSKEAALKSIPATYSISSLSEWNI; this comes from the coding sequence ATGAAAAAATACAACGGTTATTTGTTAGATTTAGATGGTACGATTTACAAAGGGAAAGAGCCGATACCTGAAGCAGTTGCATTTATCCAAAAACTGCACGACCAACAGATTCCATATTTATTTGTAACCAACAATTCCACAACCTCTCCGGAAAAAGTGGCTGTTCGAATAAGGGATATGGGGATTCCATGTGAAGAAAAGTATGTATTAACCACCAGTATGGCAGCAGCTTCTTACATAACGACTAACCCCTATAAACAAACTGCTTATATTATCGGAGAAGACGGTTTAAAAGAACAAATACGTTCTGCAGGTATTCAGGAAGACGATGAAGAACCAGGCTTTGTAGTTGTTGGACTCGATCGTCAAGTGACCTATGATAAGCTTGCAAAGGCATGTTTAGCTGTAAGAAATGGAGCGCACTTTGTTTCAACCAATGCAGATAATGCGTTACCTACAGAAAAAGGTTTGATGCCCGGCAACGGAGCAATTACTTCTATTATTACAGTATCGACGGGTGTAGAGCCAACTTTTATAGGCAAACCTGAACGTATTATGATTGATCAAGCGGTTAACATGCTTGGTGTATCACCTGAAAATACAGTATTAATTGGTGATAATTATGATACTGATATACTGGCAGGTATTCAAGCCGGCCTGGATACGATTCATGTAGAAACGGGAGTCACTTCTTCAAAAGAAGCGGCATTAAAATCTATCCCGGCTACATACAGTATTTCTTCCTTGTCAGAGTGGAACATATAA
- a CDS encoding DUF86 domain-containing protein, whose translation MYFVDRKKIEEILTYMDHLYSAFPEAKQASSTVEQLALERMAQGWIEGMIDVGNQMIDGFIMRDPGSYEDILDILEDEQVVPSEETKGLKEVLTLRKDLVQHYTNIKHDVFRDKISAQEAAVKNFPDRIRTYLEKELGPVSAFLPEEK comes from the coding sequence ATGTATTTTGTAGACCGAAAAAAAATAGAAGAAATATTAACATATATGGATCATTTATACAGTGCTTTTCCAGAAGCCAAACAAGCTTCATCGACAGTGGAGCAATTAGCGTTAGAGCGAATGGCCCAGGGATGGATTGAAGGAATGATTGATGTTGGCAATCAAATGATTGACGGTTTTATTATGCGGGACCCAGGCAGCTATGAAGATATTCTTGACATCTTGGAGGATGAACAAGTGGTGCCTTCTGAAGAAACGAAGGGACTAAAGGAAGTATTGACATTGCGTAAAGACCTAGTCCAGCATTATACAAATATAAAACATGATGTTTTTCGAGATAAGATTTCTGCGCAAGAAGCAGCGGTCAAAAATTTTCCGGATAGAATTCGAACGTATTTAGAAAAAGAACTAGGTCCTGTTTCTGCATTTTTACCAGAAGAGAAATAG